The Gemmatimonadota bacterium genome window below encodes:
- the mazG gene encoding nucleoside triphosphate pyrophosphohydrolase: protein MGSGKHGGEEGSRSADPRPPSSDRPGVLDRALALVSFLREHDPWDRRQTPSTLVPHLLEETHEVVDAIHGGDERALRDELGDLLLNLAFQIVIGEEERRFTREEVVRGLEEKIARRHPHLFGTGEKVGWETIKARERRETAQREGDASGLRTLDGLPGGLDSLLRAHRLQEKASSAGFDWANPSGAMAKVKEELAEVEEAAADANPLRLAEEIGDLLFAVVNFARLSGLHAGPALEEANIKFRKRFNAMELLARERGLPIPGGSLEEMDALWDEVKRGEK, encoded by the coding sequence ATGGGAAGCGGCAAGCATGGGGGCGAGGAGGGAAGCCGATCCGCGGATCCCCGCCCGCCCTCTTCCGACCGTCCGGGCGTCCTCGATCGCGCCCTCGCGCTCGTCTCCTTCCTCCGCGAGCACGATCCCTGGGACCGGCGCCAGACCCCCAGCACTCTCGTTCCCCATCTCCTCGAAGAAACCCACGAGGTCGTGGATGCGATTCACGGCGGCGATGAACGCGCACTCCGGGACGAGCTCGGCGACCTCCTTCTCAATCTCGCCTTTCAGATCGTGATCGGCGAAGAAGAGAGGAGGTTCACCCGCGAAGAGGTCGTGCGTGGACTCGAGGAGAAAATCGCGCGCCGTCACCCGCACCTTTTCGGGACCGGAGAAAAGGTGGGGTGGGAAACGATCAAGGCCCGGGAGAGGCGCGAAACCGCCCAGCGTGAAGGTGATGCGAGTGGACTCCGCACCCTGGATGGTCTCCCGGGCGGCCTCGACTCCCTCCTCCGAGCGCACCGCCTCCAGGAGAAGGCCTCGAGTGCCGGATTCGACTGGGCCAACCCTTCCGGCGCGATGGCGAAGGTGAAAGAAGAGCTGGCCGAGGTCGAAGAGGCGGCGGCCGATGCAAACCCACTTCGGTTGGCGGAGGAAATCGGCGATCTCCTCTTCGCGGTCGTGAATTTCGCTCGCCTCTCCGGGCTTCATGCCGGACCTGCACTAGAAGAAGCTAACATTAAGTTCCGCAAGCGATTCAATGCGATGGAACTACTGGCACGCGAACGTGGCCTCCCCATCCCGGGCGGCTCCCTCGAGGAGATGGATGCGCTCTGGGACGAGGTGAAACGGGGGGAGAAATAG
- a CDS encoding D-2-hydroxyacid dehydrogenase encodes MADVVLNLRDERPIWTIPAWAVGEIAGAIPSSWILHIASGPADGSGDGGGSPPPEVLDALQGAKIYFGFGVPPSVLEVGRGTLRWVHSAAAGVGSSLQEAMRASEVRFTNSAGIHGPPIAETVLAMLLHFVRGLDFAVAAQARGTWDTEPFLSAETPVREIAGMTVGILGYGGIGREIACRVGALGAHVLGLCRAERGGDVDEIGVELLHGKAGLDRLVAESEALVVAAPLTAETRGVLSAERIRAIPKGALLINVSRGALVDEEALVAALRDGHLRGAGLDVFATEPLPVDHPLWNLPNVLLTPHTAAVSRGFWRRETDLILENLRRFLAGESLINEVDRVRGY; translated from the coding sequence ATGGCCGACGTCGTGCTCAACCTGAGGGACGAGCGCCCCATCTGGACCATTCCCGCATGGGCCGTGGGTGAGATTGCGGGCGCGATTCCCTCGAGTTGGATCCTTCACATTGCATCGGGCCCCGCCGACGGCTCGGGGGACGGCGGTGGGTCCCCGCCGCCCGAGGTCCTGGATGCGCTTCAGGGAGCTAAGATCTACTTCGGCTTCGGGGTGCCCCCCTCGGTCCTCGAGGTGGGAAGAGGGACCCTTCGCTGGGTTCATTCCGCGGCGGCAGGCGTCGGGAGCTCCCTGCAAGAGGCGATGCGTGCCTCCGAAGTGCGATTCACGAACTCGGCCGGAATCCACGGCCCTCCGATCGCCGAGACGGTGCTCGCGATGCTCCTCCATTTTGTCCGAGGACTCGACTTCGCGGTCGCGGCTCAGGCGCGGGGCACCTGGGACACGGAACCGTTTCTCTCGGCCGAGACTCCAGTCCGGGAGATCGCGGGGATGACCGTCGGGATCCTGGGATACGGCGGGATCGGGAGGGAGATCGCCTGCCGGGTAGGGGCGCTCGGTGCGCACGTGCTCGGACTTTGCCGCGCGGAGCGGGGCGGGGACGTAGATGAGATTGGCGTCGAGCTCCTCCATGGGAAGGCGGGGCTCGACCGCCTCGTCGCGGAGAGCGAGGCGCTCGTCGTCGCCGCTCCGCTGACGGCGGAAACCCGGGGAGTTCTCTCCGCCGAAAGGATTCGAGCGATTCCGAAGGGGGCCCTCCTAATCAACGTCTCCCGGGGCGCCCTCGTGGACGAGGAAGCCCTCGTCGCGGCGCTCCGGGACGGCCACCTCCGCGGCGCGGGGCTCGATGTGTTCGCGACCGAGCCCCTTCCCGTGGATCACCCCCTCTGGAACCTTCCGAACGTCCTTCTGACCCCGCATACGGCGGCGGTCTCGCGGGGATTCTGGCGGCGGGAGACCGATCTGATCCTGGAGAACTTACGGCGCTTCCTCGCGGGCGAATCACTCATCAACGAGGTGGATCGGGTGCGGGGGTATTGA
- the asnS gene encoding asparagine--tRNA ligase: MGGGEELVEVRRLAEHAGETVSVAGWVETFRAHGKLAFAVIRDGTGVVQCVLARSELDPAVWERAATLTQESSVRVTGTVRPEPRSPGGFEIGVTELEVIGESAGYPIQPKEHGVEFLMDHRHLWIRSTQQRAVLRVRSEIMQGVTDFFYAEGFTRIDAPVLTGSIGESAGTLFSTDYFGETAYLAQTGQLYIEAACPAFRKVYCFGPTFRAEKSKTRRHLTEFWMVEPEVAFANSDDNMALQERFVSYLVGRALERCAEELASLERDTSKLESVSPPFPRLSYSEAVELLRSRGSEIEWGSDLAGSDETLLSGDLDRPLFVYNYPREAKAFYMKENPADPRTVLCNDLLAPEGYGEIIGGSQREDDFARLLGRIREEKLPEEAYSWYLDLRRYGTFVHSGFGLGIERTVAWITGRSHVRELIPFPRLMNRLHP; this comes from the coding sequence ATGGGAGGAGGTGAGGAGCTCGTCGAGGTTCGCCGGCTCGCGGAGCATGCGGGAGAGACGGTCTCGGTGGCGGGCTGGGTCGAGACCTTTCGGGCGCACGGAAAGCTGGCCTTCGCCGTGATCCGCGACGGGACCGGGGTCGTTCAGTGTGTTCTCGCCCGTTCAGAGCTCGATCCGGCGGTCTGGGAAAGGGCGGCGACGCTGACGCAGGAGTCGAGCGTGAGGGTCACCGGCACGGTGCGTCCGGAGCCCCGGTCCCCGGGAGGTTTTGAGATCGGCGTGACCGAGCTCGAGGTGATCGGGGAGTCCGCCGGGTACCCGATCCAGCCAAAGGAGCATGGGGTCGAGTTCCTCATGGACCACCGTCACCTCTGGATCCGCTCGACGCAGCAACGCGCGGTGCTCCGCGTCCGATCCGAGATCATGCAGGGGGTCACGGACTTTTTTTATGCGGAGGGATTCACACGGATCGATGCGCCGGTCCTGACCGGCTCGATCGGGGAGTCCGCGGGCACCCTCTTCTCGACCGACTACTTCGGGGAGACGGCGTACCTCGCGCAGACCGGGCAGCTGTACATCGAAGCCGCCTGCCCGGCCTTCCGAAAGGTGTACTGCTTCGGCCCGACCTTTCGCGCCGAGAAGTCGAAGACGCGCCGGCACCTCACCGAGTTCTGGATGGTCGAGCCCGAGGTCGCGTTCGCGAATTCCGACGACAACATGGCGCTCCAGGAGCGTTTCGTGAGCTACCTCGTGGGGCGGGCCCTCGAACGGTGCGCCGAGGAGCTCGCGTCGCTCGAGCGGGATACGAGCAAGCTCGAGTCCGTGTCACCCCCTTTTCCGCGGCTGTCCTACTCCGAAGCGGTGGAACTCCTCCGGTCCCGCGGTAGCGAGATCGAATGGGGGAGCGACCTCGCGGGGTCGGACGAGACCCTCCTTTCCGGTGACCTCGACCGGCCTCTCTTCGTCTACAATTATCCGCGAGAGGCGAAGGCCTTCTACATGAAGGAGAATCCAGCGGACCCCAGGACCGTGCTTTGCAACGATCTCCTTGCCCCGGAGGGTTACGGAGAGATCATCGGGGGGAGCCAGCGCGAGGACGATTTCGCCCGACTCCTGGGGCGCATTCGTGAGGAAAAGCTCCCGGAGGAGGCCTACTCCTGGTATCTGGATCTGCGCCGCTACGGGACTTTCGTACACTCCGGGTTCGGACTCGGGATCGAGCGAACCGTCGCCTGGATCACTGGACGGTCGCATGTGCGTGAGCTCATTCCCTTCCCACGCCTCATGAACCGGCTTCACCCGTAG